CGCCCGCATCGAAGCTGTGACTGTGCGAGGGCTTATAGTCTTCCGATCCCGGCGCCGCCATCAGCGTGTCGGACAGGACGAAAGCGAGCACGCCGGCATGCTGCACCCAGCCCTGGTTGAACGGGAAGAGCAAATCGAGAAAGCGCGCCCAGTCGGCACTGTCACGATGGGCATAGAGGAAGCGCCAGGGCTGGTAGTTGAAGGCCGAAGGTGCCCAGCGGGCGGCATCGAACAGCGTGTCGATATCGGCCTGCGGAATGGCCGAGCCATCGAAGGCACGGGGCGACCAGCGCTCCAGGATCAGCGGATCGACGGGACGGGTAACTTCGCGCGGGCTGGTGGCCATCTGGATCTCCTTCAAGGCAGGGACGCGAGCGGCGCGCCATGCTGTTGGAAATCTATCTAGCGGATGTTCCGCCGCTGCGAAGAGGCGTTGGACTTTCGCCCTGGAAACACAGGGTTTCTCCTGAGATCACCGGTCAGGCGCAGGCATCCTGCGGCTGGCGTTCGCGATCGGCACGCGACACCGGTGCATTACGGTCATCGGCATCGCGCTCGAACAGCACCACGGCAGGCTCCTTGAAAAGGGCCTGCGCCAGCCGATCGCGCAGGCGCGTCAACGGTCCGTCCTGATCCTGATAGGCCATATATGCGTCCTCTCTGCCGACTCGGGCGGCTTATCTACCGATGGTATAGAGAATCGTCCCCCAAGCAATGCTGGCCGTCGCGGTAGAAAAGCTATCCGTCTTGGGCCTGCCGAAAAATCATACGCAAATACTATGCGCCCTGCCCAACCCGCGTCTCGCATTCAAACGGAAGAAGGGCCTAATCGGGCGCTCGCTAACGACCCTGTCCGCCTCCCGCGGCGGGCGTGATGCGGGAGTTACCCCCAATGCAGGATCTCTTGTGGATCGGCATCATCCTGGCGCTCACCGCGGCTAGCCTTGGCTATGTCCGGCTGTGCGGCGACGCCTGAAGGAGGGATGCCATGACCATCGACCTCTGGCTCGCGGCGATCACCGCCGCCGGGCTTCTCATCTATCTCGTCGCCGTGCTCGCACGGCCCGAACGCTTTTAAGGGGGGCCGCCCATGACCTTCCAGGGATGGCTGCTGATCGCAGCCTTTGTCGGCATCTTGCTGGCGCTGACCAAGCCGATGGGGCTGTGGCTGTTCGCTCTTTATGAGGGCCGCCGCACCCCGCTCCATGCCGTGATCGGTCCGATCGAACGCGGCTTCTACAAATTGTCGGGGATCGATCCCGACGCCGAACAGAGCTGGCGCCGCTATGCGGTCCATATGCTGATCTTCAACGTCGCACTGCTGCTCTTCACCTATGCGGTGCTGCGCCTGCAGGGGCTGCTGCCGCTCAATCCGCAGGGCTTTGCCGGCACCAGCAGCGACCTCGCCTTCAATACGGCGATCAGCTTCACCACCAACACCAACTGGCAAAGCTATTCGGGCGAGTCGACCCTGTCGAACCTCAGCCAGATGCTGGGCCTCACCATCCACAATTTCCTGTCGGCCGCCACCGGCATTGCGCTCGCCTTCGCCCTGTTCCGCGGCTTTGCCCGGCGCAGCGCGGCGACGATCGGCAATTTCTGGGCCGACGTCACCCGCGTGACCCTCTATCTGCTGCTGCCGATCTGCATCGTCTATGCCCTGTTCCTGATCGCGAGCGGCGTGCCGCAGACGCTGGCCGGCTCGGTCGACGTGACCACGCTGGAAGGCGTGAAGCAGACCCTGGCGCTTGGCCCCGTCGCCAGCCAGGAAGCGATCAAGATGCTGGGCACCAATGGTGGCGGCTTCTTCAACGCCAACAGCGCCCATCC
The sequence above is drawn from the Sphingobium sp. AP49 genome and encodes:
- a CDS encoding nitroreductase family protein, which codes for MATSPREVTRPVDPLILERWSPRAFDGSAIPQADIDTLFDAARWAPSAFNYQPWRFLYAHRDSADWARFLDLLFPFNQGWVQHAGVLAFVLSDTLMAAPGSEDYKPSHSHSFDAGAAWATLALQATRLGYHTHAMTGVDFDKARAELAVPERFRIEAAIAIGRQGDKASLPEALQAREAPSGRHEIESFAHQGNFIV
- the kdpF gene encoding K(+)-transporting ATPase subunit F produces the protein MTIDLWLAAITAAGLLIYLVAVLARPERF